A window from Vibrio cortegadensis encodes these proteins:
- a CDS encoding NERD domain-containing protein, whose amino-acid sequence MDIFGILISALVQVWYIIPLLIVVSIFKSRWFKGVFGEFLVNKLLSQLPDSDYTLVRNVTLPTDDGTTQIDHIVVSRFGIFVVETKNMKGWIFGSKNQKQWTQKIYRHSSKFQNPLHQNYKHVKTLESLLAVGSEKLHSVVVFIGDSTFKTDMPENVTYARGCLEYIKKFEQPVFSESEYSQFVYSINEVKLKKGIVTDIKHRQHVKEIVEAKEAIKQCSRCGSEMVVRETKRGENKGKQFWGCSAFPKCRSVEQFN is encoded by the coding sequence GTGGATATTTTCGGAATATTAATAAGTGCATTAGTTCAGGTTTGGTACATCATCCCTTTGTTGATTGTCGTTTCGATATTCAAGAGTCGGTGGTTTAAAGGTGTATTTGGCGAGTTTTTGGTAAACAAACTACTATCTCAGTTGCCTGATTCCGATTACACATTGGTGAGGAATGTAACTCTACCTACAGACGACGGCACAACACAAATCGACCATATTGTTGTCTCAAGGTTTGGTATTTTCGTTGTGGAAACCAAAAACATGAAAGGTTGGATCTTTGGATCTAAAAACCAAAAGCAATGGACTCAGAAAATCTATCGTCACTCATCAAAATTTCAAAACCCACTTCACCAAAATTACAAACATGTTAAGACTCTTGAATCCTTACTGGCTGTAGGCAGTGAAAAACTACACTCAGTAGTTGTTTTCATCGGTGACAGTACTTTTAAAACTGATATGCCTGAAAACGTGACTTATGCGCGTGGTTGCTTGGAATACATCAAAAAGTTTGAACAACCAGTGTTCTCTGAATCAGAATATAGTCAATTTGTGTACTCGATAAACGAAGTTAAGCTCAAAAAAGGCATTGTTACGGATATTAAGCATCGTCAACATGTGAAAGAAATCGTAGAAGCAAAAGAAGCTATAAAGCAGTGCTCACGTTGTGGCTCAGAAATGGTTGTTCGTGAAACTAAGCGTGGTGAAAATAAAGGTAAACAGTTTTGGGGGTGTTCGGCATTTCCCAAATGTAGGTCGGTCGAACAGTTCAACTAA